In Nitrospirota bacterium, the DNA window GTGACAAGTGGCAAGTGACAAGTAGAAAGGTAAAAATTAAGACTTTTAACTTTAAACTTTTAACTTTAAACTTTTTCTTCATAGATGGAACCTCACGCCGATCTCTATTTCTCTCGGAGGAGGGGGGAGTGGACTGGATTTTGAAATGGCATTCATAACTGAGCGGTCAAACAAAGGGTCCCCTGAGGGTTTTTCAATCCTGCGGGAAATTATCTTGCCATCCACACCTATTCTTATTGTTACAATTGTCTCGAGGTTAGATTTGCCGGACTCAGGGTATACCCACTGCTGCCATATCTTTTCTGTAATTAAGCTGTAATAATTGTCTTCTAATTTTGCATCTGGCGGTGCAGGCGAACCTTTTGCTTCCTGGGTGGCCCTTTCATCTCGATGACCTGCTGAGGCAGAAAGAACCTGAACGCCTCTTGTCTTTTCTCTCAGTTTGCTAAACTTCTTAAGGGTGTTTATTGCCTGAAGTCTCTCTATTTCCTTTGAGACCTTGGCTGTTTCCGTTGAGGTGCTTTTTGTGTTTTTTGTAGTCACACTCGGAGGAGTTGCTGCCTTAACAGGGCTTTTAGTCTCTATGCTTGCTTTACCCGCCTGTTTTTCAAAAGGCCCGGTAAGGGTGACAAAGTAAGGCCTGTGAAAACTATTCCTGTTGCTTGCAATAGGTATAAGGACAAGGGTCGCAAAAATCAAATGAAGCACTGCTGAGGTTACTGTAATTCTGGAAAGACTTGGTTCCCTCATCTGAGTAAGGCTTTTGGTTCTGTGACCATTCCTAATTTCTCTATGCCAGCTTCCCTTAGCTCGCCCATAACTTCAACAACAAGCCCGTACGGAACGCTCTTGTCTGCCTTCAGGAAGACCTCTCTGTTAGCGCGCCCCGCGAGTTTAGATTTTAGAGTGGCTATATCTATATGGGTTTCGTTTATATAGATCTTTCCATTGCTTTTTATTGTCAGAATTATTCTTTCGGTGGTGGGTAGTTCTTTTCCCCTGGCCTGAGGTAGGTTGACGTCTATGCCCTGTTGCAGGAGCGGTGCAGTGACCATAAAGATTATGAGCAGGACGAGCATAACGTCCACAAGCGGGGTTACATTAATCTCTGAGAGAGCCCGTCTTTTCCTCTCCATAACTCCTCACAAAATAATCTGTCAGCTCCTGGGAGAAATCCTCCATGCTGACAATAATCCTGCGTGCCTTGCTAAGGTAGTAGTTATATGCAACCACAGCAGGTATTGCGGCAGCAAGCCCTGCTGCAGTGGTTATAAGGGCCTCTGCAATTCCAGGGGAGACGACTGCAAGGGAGGCAGAACCGGCCATGCCTATACCCCTGAAAGCATTCATTATTCCCCATACTGTACCGAAGAGTCCTATAAATGGGGTAGTGGCGCCGGTTGTGGCAAGAAAGGTAAGATACCTCTCAAGGCGTGTTGCCTCAAGGGCCTCAACCCTTTTTAATATCCTTCTTAGCTCATCCCTGTCTATGGATGTTTTTTCAGCGGTAAAAACTGCTCTGAAAAGATTGGCCATGGGAGTTAAGGTGAAACCTCTTATACTAAGATAAAGGCCCTGCGGACTTTTACTTCTATTAAAGACCTTCTGAAAATCTTCGGATTCTCTCTCCACTTTTGATAGGAACCTGAATTTGTAAAAGATGATAGCCCATGAAAAAACTGAAAAAAACAGCAGGATAATAAGAACACCTTTTACAACCAGACCTGCCTGCAGTATAAGGCTTAATACAGTATCACCATGCATATCAAAAAAAGTTTAAATGATAGCGCTCAAAAAAGTCAAAGGTTTTAATGACCCACCAGCTTGATTTAAAATTTAAACAGTGGCATAATGCTCTGTAAGCCGCTCTACCTGTGATAATTTAGATATGGAAAGATTAGTTAAAAAGATTATAGTGCCAGTATTGCTGGTATTTTTTGCAGCACCATCCTACAGTGCCATTCTCCTCGATAGGGTTGTTGCCACAGTAAACAAGGAGGTTATAACCTGGAGCGAATTTAAAAAGGCCATTGACCCTGCAGCTAAAGAAGCCCTGAAAGGGCTTGATGATAGAGAAAAAGAAAAGGCATTAAAGGTTTTAGAAAAGAACTCATTAAACGAATTGATTAATATGCGGTTACAGGTCCAGGAGGCTCAGAGGTTGGGTATTGATATGAAGTCCTCAGATGTTGAGGATGCAATTACCGAAATCAAGAAAAAGTACAATCTCAGCAGTGATGATTTTATAAAGTCTTTGAAGGATGAAGGATTCACCCTGGAGGAGTACAGAACTAAATTAAAGGAGCAGATACTTATATCGAGACTTGTAGGCCAGGAGGTTCAGGCAAAGGTGCTTATAACAGATGAGGAGATAAAGGAATACTACGAGGCGAATAAAGAAAAATATAAGGCAGAAAAGGTCAGACTAAAACAGATATTTTTTATGTCCCCGACAAAGGACGAGGACAGGGCTGCTTTAGAAAATAAGGCAATGGAAATAGTGCAAAGATTAAAGGCGGGAGAGGACTTTTCAAATCTTGCGAGAGAGGTTTCAGAGGATGCAAGTAAGAAATTCGGTGGTGACCTTGGCTTTGTGAAACGTGGTGATGTCCGCAAAGAGGTAGAAGACATGGCGTTTGCCCTTAAGGCAGGTGAAGTCAGTAAACCTTTCTGGAGTTCAAAGGGCCTGCATATTATTAAAGTGGAGGAGAGGGTAGAGGGCATTGCTCTTGAACATGTTAAAGAAGAGATTAAAGGCATTCTTTTTGAAAATGCCTTTAGGTTGAAATATAGCGATTGGATTAAAGGGCTGAGGGAAAAGGCTTATATAGAAATTAACCTTAACTCTTAACTGTTCACTTTTTGCCTGGCTTAAGAGAGGAATTATGTTAGAAGACACTGTTAGATTAGGACTTACCTTCGATGATGTTCTTTTATTGCCTGCAAAGTCTGATGTCCTGCCTGGCGAGGTCGATGTGAGTACCCGCTTTACAAGAAACATAAGGATAAACATACCGATTGTGAGTTCTGCTATGGATACAGTGACCGAGGCCAGTCTTGCCATTGCCATTGCGAGGGAGGGTGGTATTGGCATTATCCACAGGGCAATGCCTATCGGAACTCAGGCTGCTGAGGTTGATAAAGTAAAGAAATCAGAAAGCGGTATGATAATGGACCCAATTACCATCGGGCCAGAAGACAAGCTTGCCGTGGCCTTATCTCTGATGGAAAAATATAAGATTTCCGGGGTGCCTGTTACAAAAGGTAAAAAGCTGGTAGGAATCCTTACAAACAGGGACCTCAGATTTGAGACAAATATGCAGAGGAAGGTATCAGAGGTTATGACAAAAAAGGGGCTTATCACAGCCCCTGCAGGTACGACCCTCGAAGATGCCCAGAAGATTCTCCACAAATACAAGATAGAAAAACTTCCAATTGTAGATAAAGACTTTAAACTTATTGGCCTTATAACGATAAAAGATATAGAAAAGCGCAGGAAATATCCTAATGCATGCAAAGACGAGCATGGGAGATTAAGGGTCGGGGCTGCCATAGGGGTTGGCAGGGAGTCAGTGGAAAGGGCAGAGGCCCTTATTAAATCAGGCGTAGACGTTCTTGTGGTTGACACCGCACATGGACATTCCTCTGCTGTTATAAACATTGTAAAAGACTTGAGGAAGAGGTTCTCTGATATGGATATTGTTGCAGGGAATGTTGCAACTGCTGAGGCTACAAGGGATTTGATAAAAGCAGGTGTAGATGCTGTCAAGGTTGGCGTGGGGCCTGGTTCGATATGCACCACAAGGATAATTGCAGGGGCTGGCGTCCCGCAGATTACAGCGATAAAGGAATGTTCAAAAGTTGCTGATGATGCTAATATCCCGATTATTGCTGATGGCGGAATCAAGTATTCAGGCGACATTACAAAGGCACTTGCTGCAGGAGCAAGCTCTGTAATGATAGGCGGGCTATTTGCTGGCACTGACGAGAGCCCGGGCGAAACAGTGCTTTTTCAGGGCAGGAGTTACAAGGTTTACAGGGGAATGGGTTCCCTCGGGGCCATGGAGTCTGGAAGCAAAGACAGATATTTTCAGGAGGGCGTTGAGGCGAGAAAACTCGTTCCTGAGGGAGTTGAGGGAAGGGTTCCGTATAAGGGCCCCCTTGCCCAGAGCATTCAACAGCTCATTGGTGGCCTGAGGTCTGGTATGGGCTACTGTGGCTGTGGCAATATTGAAGAATTAAGAAAAAAAGCAAGGTTTGTAAAGATTACACAGGCCGGCCTCAGGGAAAGTCATGTTCATGACGTTATCATCACAAAAGAGTCTCCAAATTACAGGATAGAACAGTAAAAAACAGTCATTAGTCAATAGTCATTAGTCATAATAAAAGAATGACCAATGACCAATGACAAATGACAAATGACCAATGACAAATGACAACAAGATTTTAGTCCTTGATTTCGGCTCTCAGTACACACAGCTTATAGCAAGACGTGTTAGAGAGAATAAGGTTTACTCTGAGATATTTCCCTTCAACGTATCCCTGGACAGGATTAAGACATTTGCTCCAAAGGGCATAATTCTATCAGGTAGCCCGGCAAGTGTTTATGATAAGGAAGCACCTCTTCCTGATATAGGTATATTTGACCTCGATATCCCTGTTCTCGGTATTTGCTACGGGATGCAACTTATGGCACATTGCCTTGGAGGTAAGGTTGGCAGGGCTCTGAAGAGGGAATATGGCCGTGCAGAGCTCATAGTGGATGACAATAGCGATATACTTGAGAGTATCGCAGAGAAAACAACTGTCTGGATGAGCCATGGTGACAGGATTGAGCTGGCGCCACACGGTTTTATACCAATAGCCCATACTGACAATTCCCCTGTTGCAGCAATGGCAGATAGGGAGAGGAAGTTTTATGCCCTTCAGTTTCATCCAGAGGTTGCCCATACGACAGAGGGGACGAACATCCTCAAAAACTTTCTCTTTGAGATATGTGGTTGCAAGCCTACCTGGACCATGAAGTCTTTTATAGATACTGCAAAAAATGAGATTAAAGAAAAAGTTAAAGACAGAGGCGTTGTGTGTGGTATAAGCGGTGGTGTTGATTCTGCTGTTACAGCGGTTCTGGTGCATGAGGCTATCGGAGACGCCCTTACCTGTATATTTGTCGATAACGGGGTGTTAAGGGAAGGGGAGGCGAAGAAGGTCGAAGATACCTTGCGGAGG includes these proteins:
- the tolQ gene encoding protein TolQ, which translates into the protein MHGDTVLSLILQAGLVVKGVLIILLFFSVFSWAIIFYKFRFLSKVERESEDFQKVFNRSKSPQGLYLSIRGFTLTPMANLFRAVFTAEKTSIDRDELRRILKRVEALEATRLERYLTFLATTGATTPFIGLFGTVWGIMNAFRGIGMAGSASLAVVSPGIAEALITTAAGLAAAIPAVVAYNYYLSKARRIIVSMEDFSQELTDYFVRSYGEEKTGSLRD
- the tolR gene encoding protein TolR, which produces MERKRRALSEINVTPLVDVMLVLLIIFMVTAPLLQQGIDVNLPQARGKELPTTERIILTIKSNGKIYINETHIDIATLKSKLAGRANREVFLKADKSVPYGLVVEVMGELREAGIEKLGMVTEPKALLR
- a CDS encoding cell envelope integrity protein TolA, which translates into the protein MREPSLSRITVTSAVLHLIFATLVLIPIASNRNSFHRPYFVTLTGPFEKQAGKASIETKSPVKAATPPSVTTKNTKSTSTETAKVSKEIERLQAINTLKKFSKLREKTRGVQVLSASAGHRDERATQEAKGSPAPPDAKLEDNYYSLITEKIWQQWVYPESGKSNLETIVTIRIGVDGKIISRRIEKPSGDPLFDRSVMNAISKSSPLPPPPREIEIGVRFHL
- the guaB gene encoding IMP dehydrogenase, whose amino-acid sequence is MLEDTVRLGLTFDDVLLLPAKSDVLPGEVDVSTRFTRNIRINIPIVSSAMDTVTEASLAIAIAREGGIGIIHRAMPIGTQAAEVDKVKKSESGMIMDPITIGPEDKLAVALSLMEKYKISGVPVTKGKKLVGILTNRDLRFETNMQRKVSEVMTKKGLITAPAGTTLEDAQKILHKYKIEKLPIVDKDFKLIGLITIKDIEKRRKYPNACKDEHGRLRVGAAIGVGRESVERAEALIKSGVDVLVVDTAHGHSSAVINIVKDLRKRFSDMDIVAGNVATAEATRDLIKAGVDAVKVGVGPGSICTTRIIAGAGVPQITAIKECSKVADDANIPIIADGGIKYSGDITKALAAGASSVMIGGLFAGTDESPGETVLFQGRSYKVYRGMGSLGAMESGSKDRYFQEGVEARKLVPEGVEGRVPYKGPLAQSIQQLIGGLRSGMGYCGCGNIEELRKKARFVKITQAGLRESHVHDVIITKESPNYRIEQ
- the guaA gene encoding glutamine-hydrolyzing GMP synthase; translated protein: MTNDNKILVLDFGSQYTQLIARRVRENKVYSEIFPFNVSLDRIKTFAPKGIILSGSPASVYDKEAPLPDIGIFDLDIPVLGICYGMQLMAHCLGGKVGRALKREYGRAELIVDDNSDILESIAEKTTVWMSHGDRIELAPHGFIPIAHTDNSPVAAMADRERKFYALQFHPEVAHTTEGTNILKNFLFEICGCKPTWTMKSFIDTAKNEIKEKVKDRGVVCGISGGVDSAVTAVLVHEAIGDALTCIFVDNGVLREGEAKKVEDTLRRNFHMNIVCVDAAERFLRRLKGVKDPEKKRKIIGNEFIRVFEEEAMKLKNVGFLAQGTLYPDVIESVSFKGPSATIKSHHNVGGLLKKMKLKLIEPLRELFKDEVRVLGRELGMPDEIINRHPFPGPGLAIRCIGEVTGERLAILRKADAIVLDEVKKAGLYGRLWQTFAVFLPVRSVGVMGDERTYENVVAIRAVESVDGMTADWARLPYEVLGQISNRIINEVKGVNRVVFDISSKPPSTIEWE
- a CDS encoding peptidylprolyl isomerase gives rise to the protein MERLVKKIIVPVLLVFFAAPSYSAILLDRVVATVNKEVITWSEFKKAIDPAAKEALKGLDDREKEKALKVLEKNSLNELINMRLQVQEAQRLGIDMKSSDVEDAITEIKKKYNLSSDDFIKSLKDEGFTLEEYRTKLKEQILISRLVGQEVQAKVLITDEEIKEYYEANKEKYKAEKVRLKQIFFMSPTKDEDRAALENKAMEIVQRLKAGEDFSNLAREVSEDASKKFGGDLGFVKRGDVRKEVEDMAFALKAGEVSKPFWSSKGLHIIKVEERVEGIALEHVKEEIKGILFENAFRLKYSDWIKGLREKAYIEINLNS